One Methylocystis iwaonis genomic window, ATTGCGCCGGTAGCTTTCGGCTTTCTTGGCGTCGAAATCATTGGCGAAGAGGCAGGTCCAGCCCGCGCCCAGCCCCGCGCGCGCCATGCCGCCGCCGGCGAAGAATTCATAGTAGCTCGGCTTGCTGCTTGTGCCCGACTCGCGCGTCATATGAGCAGCTTACCTTGTCCGTCCGAGCCTAGCGAGCGCCGAGGCGGCTGATGGCCTGGGCGGCGAGCCTCAGCCCCGCCGCCGCGGCCGATTTGGGATCAGCGCCCGTGCGCAAAGCGGCGATGACGCCGGCGTTGAAAGCGTCGCCGCCGCCCGTGCGGTCGATGGCTTTGACGGGCGTCGCGGTCACCGTCTCGACCTGGCCTGCGCTGATGACCGTCGCGCCTTCCTCGCCGCGCGTGACGAACCAGATCGCGGGGCTATCGCCATGCCGCTCGGTGAGGAAGCCGATCGGATCGCTCGTCTCGAGGACACGGGCCAGCTCGTCGCAATTGGTGAAGAGATAATCCGCCGCGAAAGCAAAAGCCGGATCGTAACGGCCGTCCAGTTCGAGCGAGAGGATCGGCCTTCCGCCGGCGCGTCTGACCTGCCGCAGAAAGGCGGCGTCGCAGACGGTCGTATGCAGCCAGTCGACGTCCGGGCCGAGTTCGCCGATGTCATAAGGCGTCCATGGCGCATCGATGATCGGGCTCGTGATGATCCGCTTGTCCTGCGGCGTCGCCAGGCAAATGGCGAGCGGCGACGGCGCGGCGAGCGCTTTGACGCCTTGCGTGTCGACGCCATTGAGTTGCAGTTCGCGCAGCGCGAGCGCGCCGAGCGGATCGTCTCCGACCCAGCCGAGCATGCGCACGCTCACGCCCTGGCGTGCAATCCACACGGCCGTGTTGGCCGCCGAGCCGCCGCCGCTGACGGCAGTCTCTTTAGCCATGATCTTCTCATGCTCATCGGGAAGACGATCGAGCCGCAGGGTGACGTCGACATTGATGCTCCCCAGACAACAAACGCATCCCCGCATCTTCCGCCTCTTTAAAATCTCGTCGAGGGAGATACAGCCCCCAAGCAGCCGACGCCACCCGATGTCTCGCTGGCGTCGTCTTTGGGCCGCATCTTCCGGTGGTCGCCTTGGCGTGGAGATTCGGCTCGTGGAAGCAAAGGGTAAG contains:
- a CDS encoding carbohydrate kinase family protein, whose amino-acid sequence is MRGCVCCLGSINVDVTLRLDRLPDEHEKIMAKETAVSGGGSAANTAVWIARQGVSVRMLGWVGDDPLGALALRELQLNGVDTQGVKALAAPSPLAICLATPQDKRIITSPIIDAPWTPYDIGELGPDVDWLHTTVCDAAFLRQVRRAGGRPILSLELDGRYDPAFAFAADYLFTNCDELARVLETSDPIGFLTERHGDSPAIWFVTRGEEGATVISAGQVETVTATPVKAIDRTGGGDAFNAGVIAALRTGADPKSAAAAGLRLAAQAISRLGAR